One Dietzia sp. JS16-p6b genomic window carries:
- the nusB gene encoding transcription antitermination factor NusB has protein sequence MADEADHRRRGSRFRARKRAVALLFEAELRDADVVALAEERRRMGEESQEFHDVASYTMEIVTGVAQRLDRIDSMISEHLRDWTLERLPAVDRAVLRAGAWELLFGTEDVDAAIVIDQSVLLISDLSAEKSVPYVNAVLDRVAGLAEHIRAAERAVSSLDPAPTADVSEPTPDPPGPGAGD, from the coding sequence ATGGCGGACGAGGCAGATCACCGGCGCCGGGGATCGAGATTCCGTGCGCGCAAGCGAGCGGTGGCCCTGCTGTTCGAGGCGGAACTCCGCGACGCCGATGTGGTGGCACTCGCGGAGGAGCGCCGGCGGATGGGCGAGGAGTCGCAGGAGTTCCACGACGTGGCGTCGTACACCATGGAGATCGTCACGGGCGTGGCGCAGCGGCTGGACCGTATCGACTCGATGATCTCCGAGCACCTGCGGGACTGGACCCTCGAGCGCCTGCCGGCCGTGGACCGGGCGGTGCTGCGGGCGGGAGCGTGGGAGCTGCTGTTCGGGACCGAGGACGTGGACGCGGCGATCGTGATCGACCAGTCCGTGCTGCTGATCTCGGACCTGTCGGCCGAGAAGTCGGTTCCCTACGTCAACGCCGTCCTCGACCGCGTCGCCGGTCTCGCCGAGCACATCCGGGCCGCCGAACGCGCGGTGTCCTCGCTCGATCCGGCGCCGACCGCGGACGTGTCGGAGCCCACCCCCGACCCGCCGGGGCCGGGGGCCGGGGACTGA
- the pyrR gene encoding bifunctional pyr operon transcriptional regulator/uracil phosphoribosyltransferase PyrR: MSTDGPESTSVSLFTSDDVARTVSRLAHQIIERTAADSPDSGPVVLLGIPTRGVPLAHRLAERIREFSGAAVHAGSLDVTLYRDDLAGGPHRPMSPTTVPPDGVDGATVILVDDVLFSGRTIRAAFDALRDLGRPARVQLAVLVDRGHRELPIRADYVGKNVPTSREEGVSVRLVETDGVDTVVLRRPTPEDTL; this comes from the coding sequence GTGAGTACTGACGGTCCGGAGTCGACCTCGGTTTCACTCTTCACGTCTGACGACGTCGCCAGGACGGTGTCCCGACTGGCCCATCAGATCATCGAACGCACGGCCGCGGACTCCCCGGATTCGGGTCCCGTCGTCCTGCTCGGTATCCCGACCCGCGGGGTGCCCCTCGCCCATCGGCTGGCCGAGCGCATCCGCGAGTTCAGCGGAGCCGCGGTGCACGCCGGCTCGTTGGACGTCACCCTGTACCGGGACGACCTCGCCGGGGGACCGCACCGCCCCATGAGCCCCACCACGGTCCCGCCGGACGGGGTCGACGGGGCGACCGTGATCCTGGTCGACGACGTCCTGTTCTCCGGCCGCACCATCCGGGCGGCGTTCGACGCGCTCCGGGACCTCGGGCGGCCCGCGCGCGTCCAACTCGCCGTCCTGGTCGACCGCGGGCACCGAGAACTGCCGATCCGTGCCGACTACGTGGGCAAGAACGTCCCCACCTCGCGTGAGGAGGGCGTCTCCGTCCGACTCGTGGAGACGGACGGGGTCGACACTGTGGTCCTGCGTCGGCCGACTCCGGAGGACACCCTGTGA
- the carB gene encoding carbamoyl-phosphate synthase large subunit — translation MPRRTDINHVLVIGSGPIVIGQACEFDYSGTQACRVLRAEGLRVTLVNSNPATIMTDPEFADSTYIEPITPEYIDKIFTKEAADGHPVDAVLATLGGQTALNAAMQLDAQGILAKHGVELIGADIPAINRGEDRQTFKDIVASVGGDSARSAVCHTMEEVHATVAELGLPVVVRPSFTMGGLGSGLAYTTEDLERIAGGGLSASPTANVLIEESILGWKEFELELMRDNKDNVVVVCSIENVDALGVHTGDSVTVAPSMTLTDREYQDMRDIGIAILRAVGVDTGGCNIQFAINPVDGRLVVIEMNPRVSRSSALASKATGFPIAKIAARLAIGYSLDEITNDITGETPACFEPTLDYVVVKAPRFAFEKFPGADDTLTTTMKSVGEAMSLGRNFREALGKVMRSLETKAAGFWTLPDETIAPGRSTDVDAVLADLVRPTEGRIYDVELALRLGATVEQVHEASGLDPWFLEEISALVELRQEIVDAPVVDAALLRRAKHNGLSDAQIAALRPEFAGPEGVRRLRHRLAVRPVYKTVDTCAAEFEAKTPYHYSTYELDPAAESEVAPQTEREKVIILGSGPNRIGQGIEFDYSCVHAALTLSEAGYETVMVNCNPETVSTDYDTADRLYFEPLTFEDVMEVYHAETESGTVAGVLVQLGGQTPLGLAAQLEEAGVPIVGTSPSAIDLAEDRREFGEVLVRAGLPAPAFGTAINATEATEIAARIGYPVLVRPSYVLGGRGMEIVYDEDSLRSYIDRATEISPDRPVLVDRFLDDAVEIDVDVLCDGTEVYLGGVMEHIEEAGIHSGDSACALPPITLGQDDIDRVRRSSEALAFGIGVKGLLNVQYAIKDDVLYVLEANPRASRTVPFVSKATGVHLAKACARIMMGETIAELKAEGLLPSDRDGGSLPADAPVAVKEAVLPFNRFRTPEGNPVDSLLSPEMKSTGEVMGIGPDFAVAFAKGQLAAEGVLPTSGTVFVSVANRDKRSMVFPAQRLAALGFTVLATEGTALMLRRYGIACETVAKLTEAGGGPVDDKGDPVRTIVDRIHADEVDLILNIASSTGGTRADGHEIRSAAITRRVPCVTTVQGATAAVHGIEAIRRGDVTVSPLQELHSGFAAR, via the coding sequence ATGCCCCGCCGCACAGACATCAACCACGTCCTCGTCATCGGTTCCGGACCGATCGTCATCGGCCAGGCGTGTGAGTTCGACTACTCCGGGACGCAGGCGTGCCGGGTGCTCCGTGCCGAGGGCCTGCGGGTCACGCTCGTCAACTCCAACCCGGCGACGATCATGACCGACCCCGAGTTCGCGGACAGCACCTACATCGAGCCGATCACGCCCGAGTACATCGACAAGATCTTCACCAAGGAGGCGGCCGACGGGCACCCCGTCGACGCGGTGTTGGCGACCCTCGGGGGTCAGACCGCGCTCAACGCCGCCATGCAGCTCGATGCCCAGGGGATACTCGCCAAGCACGGCGTGGAACTGATCGGCGCCGACATCCCCGCCATCAACCGCGGCGAGGACCGGCAGACCTTCAAGGACATCGTCGCGAGTGTGGGCGGTGACTCCGCGCGCAGCGCCGTGTGCCACACCATGGAGGAGGTCCACGCGACCGTCGCCGAACTCGGTCTGCCCGTCGTGGTCCGACCGTCGTTCACCATGGGCGGGCTCGGCTCCGGCCTGGCCTACACCACCGAGGATCTCGAGCGGATCGCCGGCGGCGGCCTGTCCGCCTCGCCCACGGCGAACGTCCTCATCGAGGAGTCGATCCTCGGGTGGAAGGAGTTCGAACTCGAGCTCATGCGGGACAACAAGGACAACGTCGTCGTGGTGTGCTCCATCGAGAACGTCGACGCCCTCGGGGTCCACACCGGCGACTCGGTCACCGTCGCGCCGTCCATGACGTTGACTGATCGCGAGTATCAGGACATGCGCGACATCGGGATCGCGATCCTCCGCGCCGTCGGCGTCGACACCGGGGGGTGCAACATCCAGTTCGCCATCAACCCCGTGGACGGCCGGCTCGTCGTGATCGAGATGAACCCGCGCGTCTCCCGGTCCTCGGCCCTGGCCTCCAAGGCCACCGGCTTCCCCATCGCCAAGATCGCCGCCCGCCTCGCCATCGGGTACTCGCTCGACGAGATCACCAACGACATCACCGGTGAGACCCCGGCGTGCTTCGAACCGACCCTGGACTACGTGGTGGTCAAGGCTCCGCGGTTCGCCTTCGAGAAGTTCCCCGGCGCGGACGACACCCTCACCACCACCATGAAGTCGGTGGGCGAGGCGATGAGCCTGGGCCGCAACTTCCGCGAGGCGCTCGGCAAGGTGATGCGGTCCCTGGAGACCAAGGCCGCCGGCTTCTGGACGCTGCCCGACGAGACGATCGCGCCCGGCCGGTCGACCGACGTCGACGCCGTCCTCGCCGACCTGGTGCGCCCGACCGAGGGCCGCATCTACGACGTCGAACTCGCGCTGCGCCTCGGCGCGACCGTCGAACAGGTCCACGAGGCATCGGGACTCGACCCGTGGTTCCTCGAGGAGATCTCCGCCCTTGTCGAGCTCCGTCAGGAGATCGTCGACGCGCCCGTGGTCGATGCCGCGCTCCTGCGGCGCGCGAAGCACAACGGACTGTCCGACGCCCAGATCGCGGCCCTGCGGCCGGAGTTCGCCGGCCCCGAGGGCGTACGGCGCCTGCGTCACCGCCTCGCGGTGCGGCCCGTCTACAAGACGGTCGACACCTGTGCCGCGGAGTTCGAGGCCAAGACCCCGTACCACTACTCGACCTACGAACTCGACCCCGCCGCCGAGTCCGAGGTCGCGCCGCAGACCGAGCGCGAGAAGGTCATCATCCTGGGCTCGGGACCCAACCGGATCGGCCAGGGCATCGAGTTCGACTACTCCTGCGTGCACGCCGCGCTCACCCTGTCCGAGGCCGGGTACGAGACGGTCATGGTCAACTGCAACCCCGAGACGGTCTCGACCGACTACGACACCGCCGACCGCCTGTACTTCGAGCCGCTGACGTTCGAGGACGTCATGGAGGTCTACCACGCCGAGACCGAGTCGGGCACCGTCGCCGGTGTCCTGGTCCAACTCGGTGGCCAGACCCCGCTGGGCCTGGCGGCGCAGCTCGAGGAGGCCGGTGTCCCCATCGTGGGCACCAGCCCCTCGGCGATCGACCTGGCGGAGGACCGCCGAGAGTTCGGCGAGGTCCTCGTCAGGGCCGGTCTGCCCGCACCCGCGTTCGGCACCGCCATCAACGCCACGGAGGCCACGGAGATCGCGGCCCGGATCGGGTACCCCGTCCTCGTGCGCCCCTCGTATGTCCTGGGTGGACGGGGGATGGAGATCGTCTATGACGAGGACTCACTGCGGTCGTACATCGATCGTGCCACCGAGATCAGCCCGGATCGTCCCGTCCTGGTCGACCGCTTCCTCGATGACGCGGTCGAGATCGACGTGGACGTGCTGTGCGACGGCACCGAGGTCTACCTGGGTGGCGTCATGGAACACATCGAGGAGGCCGGTATCCACTCCGGCGACTCCGCCTGCGCGCTCCCGCCCATCACCCTGGGGCAGGACGACATCGATCGCGTGCGCCGTTCCAGTGAGGCGTTGGCGTTCGGGATCGGCGTCAAGGGACTGCTCAACGTGCAGTACGCGATCAAGGACGACGTGCTGTACGTCCTGGAGGCCAATCCCCGGGCCAGTCGCACGGTGCCGTTCGTCTCCAAGGCGACCGGCGTGCACCTCGCCAAGGCGTGCGCCCGCATCATGATGGGCGAGACGATCGCCGAGCTCAAGGCCGAAGGCCTCCTGCCGTCCGACCGGGACGGCGGATCGCTCCCGGCGGACGCGCCCGTCGCGGTCAAGGAAGCGGTCCTCCCGTTCAACCGCTTCCGCACACCCGAGGGCAACCCCGTGGACTCACTGCTGAGTCCGGAGATGAAGTCGACCGGGGAGGTCATGGGCATCGGTCCCGACTTCGCCGTCGCCTTTGCCAAGGGCCAGCTCGCGGCCGAGGGGGTGCTCCCGACGTCCGGGACCGTGTTCGTCTCCGTCGCGAACAGGGACAAGCGCTCGATGGTGTTCCCGGCGCAACGGCTGGCCGCGCTCGGGTTCACCGTCCTGGCCACCGAGGGCACCGCGCTCATGCTCCGGCGGTACGGGATCGCCTGCGAGACCGTCGCGAAACTCACCGAGGCCGGGGGTGGGCCGGTCGACGACAAGGGTGACCCGGTCCGGACGATCGTCGACAGGATCCACGCGGACGAGGTCGACCTGATCCTGAACATCGCCTCCTCCACCGGGGGCACCAGGGCCGACGGACACGAGATCCGTTCGGCCGCGATCACCCGGCGGGTCCCGTGTGTCACCACGGTCCAGGGCGCGACCGCGGCGGTCCACGGTATCGAGGCGATCCGGCGCGGCGACGTCACCGTCAGCCCCCTGCAGGAGCTGCACAGCGGGTTCGCCGCCCGATGA
- the efp gene encoding elongation factor P: MASTADFKNGLVLKEEGNLWQIQEFQHVKPGKGPAFVRTKIKNVVSGKIVDKTYNAGVKVETATVDRRDMTFLYRDGEDYVLMDEKDFEQINVSPAVMGDGARFLLENTSVQVSMHEGVPLFAEMPVAVDLVVQHTDPGLQGDRSTGGTKPATLETGAEVHVPLFINTGDKLRIDTRDGRYLSRVND, encoded by the coding sequence ATGGCGTCCACCGCCGATTTCAAGAACGGCCTCGTCCTCAAGGAGGAGGGGAACCTGTGGCAGATCCAGGAGTTCCAGCACGTCAAGCCGGGTAAGGGTCCCGCCTTCGTCCGCACGAAGATCAAGAACGTCGTTTCCGGCAAGATCGTCGACAAGACCTACAACGCCGGGGTCAAGGTGGAGACCGCGACGGTGGACCGCCGCGACATGACCTTCCTGTACCGCGACGGGGAGGACTACGTCCTCATGGACGAGAAGGACTTCGAGCAGATCAACGTCTCGCCCGCCGTGATGGGGGACGGTGCCCGCTTCCTCCTGGAGAACACCAGCGTCCAGGTCTCGATGCACGAGGGCGTGCCGCTGTTCGCCGAGATGCCCGTCGCGGTGGACCTGGTGGTCCAGCACACCGATCCGGGTCTCCAGGGTGACCGGTCGACCGGCGGCACCAAGCCCGCCACACTCGAGACCGGTGCCGAGGTCCACGTCCCGCTGTTCATCAACACGGGCGACAAGCTCCGCATCGACACCCGCGACGGCCGGTACCTCAGCCGGGTGAACGACTGA
- a CDS encoding dihydroorotase: MNAHHHPTLLLRRVRPYGEGDPVDVLVRDGLVAAIGPDAGADLPGDAEIHDLGGAVLLPGFVDLHTHLREPGREDTETVATGSAAAARGGYTAVFAMANTQPPQDNQTVTDSVWRIGRSVGLCDVHPVGAVTVGLKGEQLTEMGQMAAGEAGVRIFSDDGMCVYDPLVMRRALEYSAGLGVLIAQHAEEPRLTKGAVAHEGPTAARLGLTGWPRSAEESIVARDAILARDAGARVHICHASTTGTVELLRWAKAQGISITAEVTPHHLLLDDTRLESYDGVYRVNPPLREAHDTLALRDALVSGVIDCVATDHAPHAAQEKCCEFAAARPGMLGLETALPIVAALLVESGEMTWRDLARVMSSRPAEIAGLPDQGRPIAVGEPANLAAVDPDSPWTVVGEELASLSANTPYEGMTFAARVVATVYRGRMTNRDGEVLA; the protein is encoded by the coding sequence GTGAACGCCCACCACCACCCGACCCTGTTACTGCGCCGGGTCCGGCCCTACGGGGAGGGCGACCCCGTCGACGTGCTGGTCAGGGACGGGCTCGTCGCCGCGATCGGGCCCGACGCCGGCGCCGACCTGCCCGGTGACGCGGAGATCCACGACCTGGGCGGCGCCGTCCTGCTGCCCGGGTTCGTCGACCTCCACACCCACCTCCGCGAACCCGGACGCGAGGACACCGAGACCGTCGCCACCGGGTCGGCAGCCGCGGCGCGAGGCGGATACACCGCTGTGTTCGCCATGGCCAACACGCAGCCGCCGCAGGACAACCAGACGGTGACCGACTCCGTGTGGCGGATCGGCCGGTCCGTGGGGCTGTGCGATGTCCACCCGGTGGGAGCGGTCACCGTCGGCCTCAAGGGGGAGCAGCTCACCGAGATGGGCCAGATGGCCGCGGGCGAGGCCGGAGTCCGGATCTTCTCCGACGACGGCATGTGCGTCTACGACCCGCTGGTGATGCGCCGCGCCCTCGAATACTCGGCGGGCCTCGGCGTGCTGATCGCGCAGCACGCCGAGGAGCCGCGCCTGACCAAGGGTGCGGTGGCACACGAGGGACCCACGGCCGCCCGCCTCGGGCTGACCGGCTGGCCGCGTTCGGCGGAGGAGTCGATCGTCGCGCGCGACGCGATACTGGCCCGGGACGCCGGCGCGCGCGTCCACATCTGCCACGCCTCCACCACGGGGACGGTCGAGCTGCTGAGGTGGGCGAAGGCACAGGGGATCTCGATCACCGCGGAGGTCACCCCCCATCACCTGCTGCTCGACGACACGAGACTCGAGTCCTACGACGGGGTCTACCGGGTCAACCCGCCTCTCCGCGAAGCCCACGACACCCTCGCCCTGCGTGACGCGCTCGTGTCCGGCGTGATCGACTGCGTCGCCACGGACCACGCCCCCCACGCCGCCCAGGAGAAGTGCTGCGAGTTCGCGGCCGCCCGCCCGGGCATGCTCGGGTTGGAGACGGCGTTGCCCATCGTGGCGGCCCTGCTGGTCGAGTCGGGGGAGATGACCTGGCGCGATCTGGCCCGCGTGATGAGCTCGCGCCCCGCCGAGATCGCCGGTCTCCCGGACCAGGGGCGGCCGATCGCGGTGGGGGAGCCCGCGAACCTCGCCGCCGTGGATCCCGACTCCCCGTGGACCGTCGTGGGGGAAGAACTCGCAAGTCTGTCCGCCAACACCCCGTATGAGGGGATGACGTTCGCGGCGCGGGTCGTGGCCACCGTGTACCGGGGTCGCATGACCAACCGCGACGGAGAGGTACTCGCATGA
- a CDS encoding aspartate carbamoyltransferase catalytic subunit, with translation MKHLLSAADLDRDAALSILDEADRLKEALLGREVRKLPTLRGKTVLTVFYENSTRTRVSFETAGKWMSADVINVSASASSVQKGESLRDTAMTLTAVGADALIVRHPASGSALQIAGWVAPGGAGPSVINAGDGMHEHPTQALLDAMTIRERLGGIEGRRVVIVGDILHSRVARSNALLLSTLGAEVVLVAPPTLLPVGVGHWPVRVSTDLDDELPGADAVMMLRVQAERMNGGFFPSAREYAVRYGLGPARAARLRENAVVLHPGPMVRGMEIGFDTADAPSAAILQQVTNGVHVRMSILLHTLVGTEGNPE, from the coding sequence GTGAAGCATCTCCTCTCCGCCGCCGATCTCGACCGCGACGCGGCGCTGTCGATCCTCGACGAGGCGGACCGTCTCAAGGAGGCGCTCCTCGGCCGCGAGGTGCGCAAGCTCCCGACCCTCCGGGGCAAGACCGTGCTGACCGTCTTCTACGAGAACTCCACGCGGACCCGGGTCTCCTTCGAGACCGCCGGAAAGTGGATGAGTGCCGACGTGATCAACGTCTCCGCGAGCGCCTCCTCGGTGCAGAAGGGCGAATCCCTCCGTGACACCGCCATGACGCTGACCGCCGTAGGGGCCGACGCGCTCATCGTCCGCCATCCGGCCTCGGGATCGGCCCTCCAGATCGCCGGGTGGGTGGCCCCCGGAGGCGCCGGCCCCTCGGTCATCAACGCCGGTGACGGGATGCACGAGCACCCGACCCAGGCTCTGCTCGACGCGATGACCATCCGGGAACGTCTGGGGGGGATCGAGGGCCGCCGCGTGGTGATCGTCGGCGACATCCTGCACTCCCGGGTCGCGCGGTCGAATGCGCTGCTGTTGTCGACCCTCGGCGCCGAGGTCGTACTGGTCGCCCCGCCCACCCTGCTCCCGGTGGGCGTCGGACACTGGCCGGTCAGGGTGTCCACCGACCTCGACGACGAACTGCCTGGCGCGGACGCGGTGATGATGCTGCGCGTGCAGGCCGAACGGATGAACGGCGGCTTCTTCCCGTCCGCCCGCGAGTACGCGGTGCGCTACGGCCTGGGACCCGCCCGCGCGGCCCGGTTGCGCGAGAACGCGGTCGTCCTCCATCCCGGCCCGATGGTCCGGGGGATGGAGATCGGCTTCGACACGGCCGACGCGCCGTCCGCGGCGATCCTCCAACAGGTCACCAACGGAGTCCACGTGCGGATGTCGATACTGCTCCACACCCTCGTCGGAACGGAAGGAAACCCCGAGTGA